The proteins below come from a single Trachemys scripta elegans isolate TJP31775 chromosome 16, CAS_Tse_1.0, whole genome shotgun sequence genomic window:
- the PLEKHA4 gene encoding pleckstrin homology domain-containing family A member 4: MADGERPRSSLSQASSVLTISSVSLGAAKPSRSLRRVHTFGKRENSIKRDPNAPVVIRGWLCKQDSSGLKLWKRRWFVLADYCLFYYRDSREEAVLGSIPLPSYEIRPLPGEGKSRRFTFKAEHRGMRTYHFSADTQEDMNGWIRAMSQSAAAESDPSTISSRPPQLLSRPVPPRARLFEDVRPLTPDLGPAKSAESLEIARLSGPHSSAESLSATGREAQGEGGPLPSGPAPPPSPVNGEGLGGELQGLSSLSSRILRGQEPSAAKRPPPGPPRSSPPPTESEQPPLEPPSPWEPSAAAQSHVRSSRSYSLPPTPAELRGARGGQGGAGVSSGRVRAPALAASCEDLPLLVQAGSSLARPHTPVGRVDIAPGGAVRGSRPIPGRPQTPADRYDVRPSEEPCARPPGRYPRSPHPSHCLARPGTPAEESPPQTATLGPALGRQPRSRFTDRVYPSLGAAPPRARLHGRLISSHSASSGYLHLPPLPPLTSRPPGKRTSLGAPPWTVAPLSRDRTLLALPRAESDTDILLTKLCGQDKLLRGLEEETGQLRAEKERLEKALELVRHQLDECQGPELAEEKIWYQQRRLQDELVQVRARLCDLALDSERAWGDFAGLENELLTLRETLAQIRQLGHPQEQGAAQQELWMIDDIIAGLGASPAPYPALDPRTSPGFSLAASPILEHGGGSARSHLPLLGLDGGGHDHELPLRVRGLFSGAVGTQALTPELYTGLSSPPATPHLPRSPSPGPHEPREQRTKELPAKVITTDPPGPHRARMSVQEQLERMRRHQEGQRQQEGGRPNPWGSRQGSVRASASRLPLPTHSPDLGPEPTQTPMEPPPRGGQTGGPWGRSPPPLERDHHRVITLAYALATEASERRKLITGKTPPEPQLAANPDPSPEPLDAVTNQHTLFTPALPRGHPEANHVEAEPCTPANQNTALSANSVQRTGAANQASSRFQAANWALPVPELSNWFSPLPEAANQAACLSEAANRASPLSEGSQWAPPLPTLANQMSTAPKASNRTSPPFWAAQKECGDWAPEQKIVGNKDVANGGCQGRGGRAVPRQVVAYLSEGSQPIRITLLQSSF, encoded by the exons ATGGCCGACGGGGAACGTCCCAGGAGCAGCCTGAGCCAGGCCAGCAGCGTCCTCACCATCTCCTCCGTCAGCCTGGGGGCTGCCAAG ccgtCGCGCTCCCTGCGGAGGGTTCACACTTTCGGGAAAAGGGAAAATTCCATCAAGCGGGACCCCAACGCCCCCGTCGTCATTCGGGGCTGGCTCTGCAAACAG GACAGCTCCGGCCTGAAGCTGTGGAAGCGACGCTGGTTTGTGCTGGCCGATTACTGCCTCTTCTACTACCGAG ACAGCAGGGAGGAGGCTGTTTTGGGGAGCATCCCGCTCCCCAGCTACGAGATCCGGCCGCTGcccggggaggggaagagccgaAGATTCACATTCAAG GCCGAGCACCGGGGGATGCGGACGTACCACTTCAGCGCGGACACCCAGGAGGACATGAACGGCTGGATCCGAGCCATGAGCCAGTCCGCTGCGGCCGAAAGTGATCCCAGCACCAt CAGCAGCCGACCCCCCCAGCTGCTCAGCCGGCCGGTGCCCCCCAGGGCCCGTCTCTTCGAGGACGTCCGGCCACTCACGCCCGACCTGGGTCCCGCCAAAAGCGCCGAGTCCTTGGAAATCGCCCGGCTCTCGGGCCCCCACTCGTCTGCAGAGAGTCTGTCTGCGACGGGCCGGGAGGCACAGGGCGAGGGAGGGCCCCTTCCCagcggccctgccccaccccccagcccggtCAATGGGGAAGGGCTcgggggggagctgcagggcctaAG ctctctctcatCCCGCATTCTGCGGGGTCAGGAGCCCTCGGCAGCCAAACGCCCCCCTCCCGGCCCCCCcagatcctccccaccccccactgagtCTGAACAGCCCCCCttggagcccccctccccctgggagccctctgcagctgcCCAGTCCCACGTCCGCTCCTCCCGTTCctactcccttccccccacccccgctgagctcaggggggcaagggggggtcaggggggtgcaggggtgtccTCCGGGAGGGTTCGAGCCCCTGCGCTGGCTGCGTCCTGCGAAGatctccccctgctggtccaggCAGGGTccagcctggcccggccccaCACCCCCGTGGGGAGGGTGGATATCGCCCCCGGGGGGGCCGTGCGGGGCAGCAGGCCCATCCCTGGGCGCCCCCAGACCCCCGCCGACCGCTATGACGTGCGGCCCTCCGAGGAGCCCTGTGCCCGGCCCCCTGGGCGCTacccccgcagccctcaccccagccACTGCCTGGCGCGGCCCGGGACCCCGGCGGAGGAGAGCCCCCCGCAGACGGCCACGCTGGGACCTGCCCTGGGGAGACAGCCCCGGAGCCGG TTCACAGACCGGGTGTACCCCTCCCTGGGGGCCGCCCCACCCCGCGCCCGTCTCCACGGCCGATTG ATCTCCTCACATTCGGCCTCCTCCGGCTACCTCCACCTGCCCCCACTGCCCCCGCTCACCAGCCGCCCCCCAGGGAAGAGGACCTCACTGGGAGCTCCG ccctggactGTGGCCCCTCTGTCCCGGGACAGGACCCTGCtggcactgcccagggctgaaagtGACACCGAT ATTCTCCTGACTAAACTCTGCGGCCAGGACAAGCTGCTtcgggggctggaggaggagacGGGGCAGCTGCGGGCTGAGAAG GAGAGGCTGGAGAAGGCCCTGGAGCTGGTCCGGCACCAGCTGGATGAATGCCAAGGCCCAGAGCTGGCGGAGGAGAAAATCTGGTACCAGCAGAGGCGGCTGCAGGACGAGCTGGTGCAAGTCAGAGCCCGGCTCTGCGACCTGGCGCTG GACAGCGAGAGGGCTTGGGGAGATTTCGCTGGCCTAGAAAATGAGCTGCTGACGCTGCGGGAAACGCTGGCTCAGATCCGACAGCTCGGGCACCCCCAG GAGCAGGGGGCCGCCCAGCAGGAGCTGTGGATGATCGATGACATCATTGCGGGGttgggagccagccctgccccctaccccgCCCTGGACCCCAGGACAAGTCCAG GCTTCTCTCTGGCTGCCTCCCCCATTCTGGAGCATGGGGGGGGCTCAGCCCGGAGCCACCTGCCCCTcctggggctggatgggggaGGCCACGACCACGAGCTGCCCCTCAGGGTGAGGGGCCTGTTTTCCGGGGCGGTGGGCACCCAGGCCCTCACTCCCGAGCTgta cacagGTCTCAGCTCGCCTCCggccaccccccacctgccccggAGCCCCAGTCCAGGCCCCCATGAGCCCCGAGAGCAGAGAACCAAGGAGCTGCCAGCCAAG gtgatCACAACGGACCCCCCTGGTCCCCACCGAGCCCGGATGAGCGTCCAGGAGCAGCTGGAGCGGATGCGCCGGCACCAGGAAGGccagaggcagcaggaggggggCAGGCCGAACCCCTGGGGCTCCCGGCAGGGCTCTGTCCGGGCCAGCGCCAGCCGG ctccctctTCCGACTCACTCCCCCGACCTCGGGCCAGAGCCAACCCAGACCCCCATGGAGCCACCGCCGAGGGGGGGCCAGACCGGGGGGCCCTGGGGCCGGTCTCCCCCACCCCTCGAGAGAGACCATCACCGGGTCATCACCTTGGCATACGCGCTAGCCACCGAGGCCTCTGAGCGCAGGAAACTCATCACAG GGAAGACCCCGCCTGAGCCCCAGTTGGCGGCCAATCCGGACCCTTCCCCAGAGCCGCTGGATGCAGTGACCAATCAGCACACGCTGTTTACTCCCGCACTCCCCCGGGGGCATCCAGAGGCCAATCACGTCGAGGCGGAACCATGTACCCCAGCCAATCAGAATACAGCACTTAGCGCCAATTCAGTGCAACGGACGGGAGCGGCCAATCAGGCGTCGTCTCGATTTCAAGCGGCCAATTGGGCCTTGCCTGTTCCCGAGCTTTCCAATTGGTTTTCACCCTTGCCtgaagcagccaatcaggcagcATGTCTGTCAGAGGCAGCCAATCGAGCATCGCCCCTGTCCGAGGGGTCTCAGTGGGCACCCCCTTTGCCCACATTGGCCAATCAGATGTCGACTGCACCCAAGGCGTCCAATCGGACATCGCCTCCGTTCTGGGCCGCCCAAAAGGAATGTGGGGATTGGGCACCGGAGCAAAAGATTGTGGGTAACAAGGATGTGGCCAATGGCGGGTGTCAGGGGCGGGGCGGGCGTGCCGTGCCCAGGCAGGTGGTGGCGTACCTGAGCGAggggagccagccaatcaggatcACCCTACTGCAGTCCAGCTTCTAA
- the HSD17B14 gene encoding 17-beta-hydroxysteroid dehydrogenase 14 isoform X1, with translation MASGLRYPGKVAVVTGGSRGIGEAIVREFVRQGTHVVFCAPEAEGAAGRALEQALRDSGGPGDPHFQPCDVTSERDIQALIAVTRQRYGRIDCLVNNAGRHPPEEQIDNITSQHFRELLEVNLVGYFLTAKFALPYLRETRGNIINISSLVGIIGQRQAVPYVATKYFSWEHLDPHVGGDSRADGQSGGHDPGWEGCPAAGPDGHAGGVRPGSDVPGCRRHLLHRDRPAAERGGRAGLWPQELAGPQLGGQRGSQDSWVLSLALARSLPGGSVPPSYSHSKCFTVMSHFPPSAPTRPHSPSQTPGENRGVLPPPRSNH, from the exons ATGGCCTCGGGGCTGCGCTACCCGGGCAAGGTGGCCGTAGTGACCGGGGGCAGCCGGGGCATCGGGGAGGCGATCGTCAGGGAGTTCG TTCGGCAGGGGACTCACGTGGTCTTCTGTGCCCCCGAAGCTGAAG gggctgcggggcgggCACTGGAGCAGGCGCTGCGGGACTCGGGGGGCCCCGGAGACCCCCATTTCCAGCCCTGTGATGTCACTAGCGAACGGGACATCCAG GCGCTGATCGCGGTTACCCGGCAGCGTTATGGACGCATTGACTGTCTGGTGAACAACGCCGGACGTC atCCCCCCGAAGAGCAAATCGACAACATCACCTCCCAGCATTTCCGGGAACTTCTCGAGGTCAACTTGGTCGGCTACTTCCTGACAGCAAAG TTCGCCCTGCCCTATCTACGGGAGACCCGGGGCAACATTATCAACATCTCCAGTCTCGTTGGCATCATCGGACAGAGGCAGGCTGTTCCCTACGTCGCCACCAAG taTTTCTCCTGGGAACATCTGGACCCCCATGTGGGCGGAGACAGCCGGGCAGACGGCCAATCCGGAGGCCACGATCCAGGCTGGGAAGGATGCCCAG ctgctGGGCCGGATGGGCACGCCGGAGGAGTGCGCCCTGGCAGTGATGTACCTGGCTGCCGACGGCACCTTCTGCACCGGGATCGACCTGCTGCTGAGCGGGGGGGCCGAGCTGGCCTATGGCCCCAAGAGCTGGCTGGGCCCCAGCTAGGGGGGCAgcgggggagccaggactcctgggttctctccctggcgcTGGCTCGGAGTTTGCCAGGAGGGTCCGTACCTCCGAGTTATTCGCATTCAAAATGCTTCACGGTGATGAGTCATTTCCCTCCCTCTGCGcccactaggccccactccccctcccaaaCTCCGGGAGAGAACCGAGGAGtcctaccccccccccgctctaaccactag
- the HSD17B14 gene encoding 17-beta-hydroxysteroid dehydrogenase 14 isoform X2, which yields MASGLRYPGKVAVVTGGSRGIGEAIVREFVRQGTHVVFCAPEAEGAAGRALEQALRDSGGPGDPHFQPCDVTSERDIQALIAVTRQRYGRIDCLVNNAGRHPPEEQIDNITSQHFRELLEVNLVGYFLTAKFALPYLRETRGNIINISSLVGIIGQRQAVPYVATKGAVTAMTKAMAVDESRYGVRVNSISPGNIWTPMWAETAGQTANPEATIQAGKDAQLLGRMGTPEECALAVMYLAADGTFCTGIDLLLSGGAELAYGPKSWLGPS from the exons ATGGCCTCGGGGCTGCGCTACCCGGGCAAGGTGGCCGTAGTGACCGGGGGCAGCCGGGGCATCGGGGAGGCGATCGTCAGGGAGTTCG TTCGGCAGGGGACTCACGTGGTCTTCTGTGCCCCCGAAGCTGAAG gggctgcggggcgggCACTGGAGCAGGCGCTGCGGGACTCGGGGGGCCCCGGAGACCCCCATTTCCAGCCCTGTGATGTCACTAGCGAACGGGACATCCAG GCGCTGATCGCGGTTACCCGGCAGCGTTATGGACGCATTGACTGTCTGGTGAACAACGCCGGACGTC atCCCCCCGAAGAGCAAATCGACAACATCACCTCCCAGCATTTCCGGGAACTTCTCGAGGTCAACTTGGTCGGCTACTTCCTGACAGCAAAG TTCGCCCTGCCCTATCTACGGGAGACCCGGGGCAACATTATCAACATCTCCAGTCTCGTTGGCATCATCGGACAGAGGCAGGCTGTTCCCTACGTCGCCACCAAG GGCGCAGTGACGGCGATGACGAAGGCCATGGCGGTGGATGAGAGCAGATACGGGGTGCGAGTTAACAG taTTTCTCCTGGGAACATCTGGACCCCCATGTGGGCGGAGACAGCCGGGCAGACGGCCAATCCGGAGGCCACGATCCAGGCTGGGAAGGATGCCCAG ctgctGGGCCGGATGGGCACGCCGGAGGAGTGCGCCCTGGCAGTGATGTACCTGGCTGCCGACGGCACCTTCTGCACCGGGATCGACCTGCTGCTGAGCGGGGGGGCCGAGCTGGCCTATGGCCCCAAGAGCTGGCTGGGCCCCAGCTAG
- the BCAT2 gene encoding branched-chain-amino-acid aminotransferase, mitochondrial, with product MGAPLAPATPATRPCVPQVLPGGFCAALDRLLPVGPWRPISTFFKASDLRVDLTNEPKTKPEVGQLQFGKHFTDHMLTVEWDRERGWGQPHIKPFQSLSLHPASSALHYAVALFEGMKAFRGPDQRVRLFRPLMNMERMSRSAARASLPPFDQLQLLECIRQLVALDQDWVPHSDSASLYIRPTFIGTEPSLGVSRPGHALLFVILSPVGAYFASGPMGAVGLLAEPRYVRAWLGGVGDYKMAGNYAPTILVQDEAVRAGCQQALWLYGDDHQITEVGTMNIFLFWTDPQGDLELVTPPLNGIILPGVTRRSLLDLGRKWEPAARKDRVPGGR from the exons ATGGGGGCTCCCTtagcccctgccaccccagccacTCGTCCCTGTGTCCCGCAGGTTTTGCCAGGTGGATTCTGTGCCGCCCTGGACCGGTTGCTGCCCGTCGGCCCCTGGAGACCCATCAGCACCTTCTTCAAG GCCTCGGACCTGCGGGTGGACTTGACCAATGAGCCGAAGACCAAGCCGGAAGTGGGGCAGCTGCAGTTCGGGAAGCATTTCACCGACCACATGCTGACGGTGGAGTGGGaccgggagcggggctggggccagccccacATCAAACCCTTCCAGAGCCTGAGCCTGCACCCGGCCTCCTCCGCCCTGCACTACGCTGTGGCG CTCTTCGAGGGGATGAAGGCTTTCCGGGGCCCGGATCAGCGTGTCCGTCTCTTCCGCCCCCTGATGAACATGGAGCGTATGTCCCGCTCGGCCGCCCGGGCCAGCCTGCCG CCCTTCgaccagctgcagctcctggagtgcATCCGTCAGCTCGTGGCCCTCGACCAGGACTGGGTGCCGCACTCGGACAGCGCCAGCCTCTACATCCGGCCAACCTTCATCGGCACCGAG CCGTCCCTGGGGGTGTCCCGTCCCGGCCACGCCCTCCTCTTCGTCATCCTCTCGCCGGTGGGGGCCTACTTCGCCTCCGGCCCCATGGGCGCCGTGGGGCTGCTGGCCGAGCCGCGCTATGTCCGCGCCTGGTTGGGGGGCGTCGGTGACTACAAGATGGCAGG GAACTACGCCCCCACCATCCTGGTGCAGGATGAGGCGGTGCGGGCCGGGTGCCAGCAGGCCCTATGGCTCTACGGAGACGATCACCAGATCACCGAGGTCGGCACCATGAACATCTTCCTCTTCTGGACAGACCCGCAGGGCG acctAGAGCTGGTGACCCCCCCGTTGAACGGCATCATTCTGCCCGGGGTGACCCGGCGGAGCCTGCTGGACTTGGGGCGCAAGTGG GAGCCGGCGGCACGAAAGGACCGGGTCCCTGGGGGTCGCTGA